Genomic DNA from Setaria italica strain Yugu1 chromosome V, Setaria_italica_v2.0, whole genome shotgun sequence:
TGAGGGGAatggcgagcgggggcggcgggggagtggcgagcggcggaggcgggggatgGGAAGTGGCGAGCGACGGAGGCGGGGAatggcgagcgggggcggcgagtggcgaacggcggcggcggggatggggaATGGTGTCGTTCGCGGGGGATGgcgggtggcgagcggcggcgggaatgGCGAGCAAGGGCGGCGAATGGCGAACGGCGGCGGGGGGCATGAAGAATGGCGTCGTTCGCGGGTGATGGCGGGtggctagcggcggcggcggcggggtctgGCGAGTGGCGAGCGGTGGCGGGGGATGGCGAGTGGCGAGTGGCGACGGCGGGGGatgacgagcggcggcggcagcgagggaTGGCAAATGGCGGCGGGTATGAGAATGACGATGAGAAAGTGAACGGGGGAGGAGGATACCCACGTTCGGATAAAAAAAATCGGAAAAAAACAGGGGAGCCAGCGTCCGCGCCTGTCCATGCTGATGGGCCTATTCCGTACCCAGGGTACCATACAGTAACGGACGATAACTGCGGGGAACTGCGACTCCGAACTCAGGCGACTTAAATTTCAGATTATAAATTTCGAATTACTATTCACTTATTCAAATTTGAGcggcactattcaaattcaacACACTATTTAAAATAGGAAAATGAACAGCGCTCGGGCACTCACCgcgagtgggtggagcaccttaGGATGAGCAAAAATGGCGGCACTATTCTGGACACTATTCCGCACTATTGAGCAACTATTCGGAGTTGCTTTCAGCAACTATTCGGAGTTGCTTTCAGCAACTATTCAGCAGATATGGTACGCGCGCGGATGCGTGATTAGGTCTATAGCTTAATTGTATTGATTCTCacgatctttgcgggttggtcGTCTTTTAGATGGACTTGGATCTATATCCATGACTTTTAGCCGTGTCTTTTTTGCCTAATTCTTCATTTCCCAAAGAACAAATATGAGTTTCTGACTTACTACTATTTATTTCAATtatatcatcatcttcttcttcataacTTTCTAATAAAATCTTATTATTAATCCCCCACTGATTGACTTATAgcattatcttcttcctcctttacCTTTTCTTTATTCTTCTCCAATTCTTTTTGAATTCTACTATCCTTATTGCTTATATGTTTTAAGGCGGTTTCATATTTCACTATTGGCATGTTAACCTTTTTATTATTTagttccctttctttcttaattttgCTAAGTCTATGTAATTCTCAAGTGAAATAAAGCTCTTTCTCTCTAATAGCAGACCATTCACATATCATAGAGGTATTATATTCGTCTTGAACTTTACTTAACTTTTTCTCATAGTGTTTTATTTCATTATCAATATCCAATTTTTCCATAAATTCACATACATTATGTCTTCTAGTTTCTTCTATATTTGAATCAGAACTTGATACTTCTAAGTCATCTAGACTTCTTTCTTTATAATTAACAAACCTGATACTAGTTATGCCTTTACTATTTTCATAGCTTACATAATCTTTAAGttgttttaaaatctttggttcTATTAAAGCACTTATATTCCATTCTTCACCTGCTCTGTCTGATAAATTTTATTCCCTTAGACTGCATACTTTCTATTACATTATTTACATTTACCTGGTACTTAGTTCCACTTCTATTAGTTAACCTTCCTACAAATTCTATACTTACTAATAAATTTGTACCTTTAAAGTCTTCATAGCCTTTGGTCTGGAAACCAATTGCCATTTTATCTATAAATTCTTTTTTTAGCATTATTAAATCTGAAGCTATGTATGTTATTAACATAGTTTTAGTCATATCTCCTTCTAGGAATCCCAATGCTGCTTTATTTACTGAATCTCATCTTTTATCTAACAGAGTTATTAGAACTTTGGTTCCTAATTTCTTCCTAGTCATTCCTTTAATTCCTATGATATACTTTCCTTGATGTATATATTTGTAGCCTGAATATTTTAGCCCATTCTCAAATTGTTTACTAATGATTCTTAGTTGAACTGGTTTTTTTAAAACACTTAATTCTACTTCTCTAGATATTCTATATagtccatttttattttcaaaccaGCCCATTTGATATATTTGCTGAGGTCTTATCTTTCGTAAAGTATCTCTCTGATATCTTTCAAGATCTCTTTCTACATCTATCATTTCTTCTAAGTTTTCAATATCATCACATCCTCTTTCCAATTTATCTATAAAGCTTAAGGGCCTTATGTCTCTATTTATTAATTGGAGTGACTTGTCTCTTCTAGAGAGACTTTCATATATTTCCATTTTTCAGAATTTAATGATCTATTAAACTCAACTATTCCTGTTGATGATAGAACAATTTCTTTGTTATGCTCAATATTAGTATTATCAATTTTCTTATATAGGTGGGTTAtatcctttttaatataatcactaTTTTGGTTGATTCTTCCTAGTAAACTTTTACTTTCTTATGCTGCTTGCAAGATTAATTCTATTTTATTATTCAAAGCTAAAATATGCTTTTCTAAGTGCTTGCGTTCTTTTTGtagtttttcaaattttaattctAAATCGTCTTGCCTTTTACCCCAAGATATATAAAAGTTATGTATTAAATCAACGATCAAGTTCATCTGACCGTGTGAGGTATGCCAAGTATGATCTTCAGAGCTATTTATTCTGCACCTGATATTTATATTCTCTTTAGTATTAACTGTCTTTCCAGTATTAACTTCTAGATTTAAATAATGTAGCATTTTTATCTTGACTATATAAAAACCTTTAAATTCACAATTTTAATAACCTCGACTTTAATACCAGTACGGGGCAAACGGACGAAAACTGCGACTCCGAACTCAGGCGACTTAAATTTCATATTATAAATTTCGAGTGACTATTCACTGCACTATtcaaatatgtatatatatgtatgtatgtatgtgcgCGCGCATGTGAAGTTCCTTGAGATCGATGCATGGTTACGCTAGCAGCTTGCAGGTTGTTAATTCTTGACAAGCTAGGAACTCATACACAAACATTCCCACTTAGCTAGATCGAGACCAACAACTAAAATCGTGCTTTGAAGCAAAGCCTGGAAATCTGAGACTAAGCCGTGAAGCTGTGGCATGATCCCTATTGCATTTTAGTTTAGTTTTTGTCGAGAGCCCCCACCCATAGCGCGGCGATTGCTTGAAAGCAATAAGCTGCAGCAAAACTATAAATACATGCATCTATGCTCTGCTGATCTCCACGCACTAGACAGACTTGTTCCTCTTTCAGGAGCCATtccatcgatcgatcggccATGGCTAGTGCTGCTCTCCTGGTGCTCTGCTGCATCGGCAGCATGCTGATAGTTTCGTCGTCGGCGCATCATCCCAGCAACGACGACATGTCCATCGTGGGTTACTCGCCGGAGGACCTGTCGTCGCACGGGAGGCTGACGGAGCTGTTCGAGCGGTGGCTTTCCCGGCACGGCAAGGCGTACGCGAGCCTGGAGGAGAAGCTCCGGCGGTTCGAGGTGTTCAAGGACAACCTGCAGCACATCGACGAGACCAACCGCAGGGCCGAGAGCAGCAGCTACTGGCTGGGGCTCAACGCCTTCGCCGACCTCACGCACGACGAGTTCAAGGCCGCCTACCTTGGCCTTGGCCTCGAGGACCGGATGCAGAGCAGGAGCGGCGCCGGGGCGTTCAGGTACGAGGGCGTCGACGCGGCGTCCCTTCCAAAGTCGGTGGACTGGAGGAGCAAGGGCGCGGTGACCGGCGTGAAGAACCAGGGGCAGTGCGGCAGCTGCTGGGCCTTCtccacggtggcggcggtggagggcaTCAACCAGATCGTCACGGGCAACCTGACGGCGCTGTCGGAGCAGGAGCTCATCGACTGCGACACCAGGGGTGGCAACCACGGCTGCAACGGCGGCCTCATGGACAGCGCCTTCTCCTACATCGCCCGCAGCGGCGGCCTGCATACGGAGGAGGAGTACCCCTACCTCATGGAGGAAGGCACCTGCCAGCACCAGCGCAGCAAGACGCCGGCGGCCACCATCTCCGGGCACGAGGACGTTCCCCGGAACAACGAGCAGGCGCTGCTCAAGGCGCTGGCGCACCAGCCCGTGAGCGTCGCCATCGACGCCTCCGGGAGGAACCTCCAGTTCTACAGCGGCGGCGTCTTCGACGGGCCCTGCGGCACGGCGCTGAACCACGGCGTCGCGGCCGTCGGCTACGGCAATGGCGGCTCCAAACACGACGACTACATCATCGTCAAGAACTCCTGGGGCACGACGTGGGGCGAGAAGGGGTACATCCGCATGAGGCGCGGCACCGGCAAGCGCCACGGACTCTGCGGCATCAACAAGATGGCATCCTACCCGACCAAGAACTAAACCTATTAAACgatcattgcatttcatttcCAGGATACTAGAGACGTCTTCATTATTCATCACTCGTTGCTTGCATTGCTGTGGCTAGCTGTTCCTATGATGTGGACGGACATTGGTATGGAATACATACGTGGACATGCTCACATGCTTCTATTTATCTATCTACTCCATTtgtttcaaaatgtagatcgttttgaattttctacGTACGTAGATTTGACTATGGTAGCAAAATATATGtatcttaaaaaaattaaaataaactaCATTTTTAAACTACCAGAACGGATACATACAAGCAGTACAACAAACTTGTAAGGTAGAATTTTAAACATACACGTGTGCTAATTGACAAAAGCGAATCGAAATTACGTctactttctctctctctcgcatcggaaaaaaaaaaacccacaaCAACAGTCGAGTTGTGCTATTCTAGAAGGTTCGGTGGGCGCACGCGATCCGATCCCATCCGGTGCGGGTGGGTGGGGTAGGTGGCGAGCGCTCCGTGCCCAGGCGGACAATGACTCGTGGGCCCAGCCTTCGTTCACTCTAGACCGAGCAGGCACCCAATCCCTGCGCTGCGCTTCGTCCCGTCTCGTCCTCGTTGGATCCAAAGCCCCCCCCAAGAGAGCCCCCCACCCAGAGCCTCTACCATCTCCAGGCTCCCGGCtcccgacgacgaggaggagcggccCAGAGTCCCCAACCTCCAGACCAGCACCACCATGTCGTCGTCCAAGGTCTTCACCCTCGAGGAGGTCGCCAAGCACAACACCAAGGACGACTGCTGGCTCATCATCGGCGGCAAGGTTTGCTTTCTGCCCTCCCTTTCTACTTTGCTTGCCCCCGGATCTCGCCTTTGCTTGCCCCCAATTCCTTCCTTTGTAGTTATCATCAAAGCGTAAAAACCTCGTCACTGTACTGCAGTTGCACGCCCTGCCTGATTCGATTTTCCAACAGGGCCTTTAATTTTACTTTTAATTTCCCTTGGGATGGATCTCaagattctctctctctctcttttttcttttagatTTTAGATTCTTATCCGGTGGGGGTAGCCCTAGTGATTAGGCTAGGTGCGGTGGGAGCTGCAAGATCTGCCACCAAATCATATATGGATCCTACCTTTCTTTTCCCCCTGATTCCATTGTGTTAGATTGTCATACAGCCATACAGGTATCAGTGCTAGTTCCCGGTAGTATCTCGGTTCCTAATGTTATAGTACTGATGATGATCAACCGCGTTCTTATCATTATTGTGGCCGCTGATGGTCTACTAGTAGTACCCAGCAACATGCCAGCAGATCCAACCTACCGCGCTATTTTCTCCCCTAGTGGCCCTGCAACTCTGGTCACATTGTTTCATCATACTATCTCCAAACCTTAAACATGTTTCAGCTGCTGCTACTCCTTTctatttgaaagaaaaaaataaaaaaattgtttttcATACAAGGAATTGTCCTAGACTCATTTTCTTGCAGGCTGTAGCCCAACAAAATAAACGCAACTAATAACGTTAAGTTTTCTGCATGTACTTTGCCAAGTACACAGGCTCTCTTCAGTGCACCGGTTACTAGGATCCGCAGCGCTTAAGTCAAAACCTTTACTAGTGAACTAAATGCTTCAGCAACTTGATATTTCCTAGATGATAGAAAACACATGTCTCACTAGTGAGCATACATTCTTCTAGGTGCCGCTGTCTGTCCATATTGTCTGTATATACACCTAAGTGTTCTTTGGTAACCTGTCACTTTCTTGGAGCCAAACTTTTTAAAGATTATTATGCAGCCTATAATATTTGGTGGCCTCAGTTACCTCAACCGTGTCTTGTAGTGCATCTGGAATGTTCTTGTTGCATCTTTGGTTCTGTAGGCTCACTATTTTAGTAGCCTGTACTAGTATTCCAAGTCGTCGTTGTATAACAACTGTGAtattagtttgatttgtatCTCAATTTTAAGTTCCACAAAATATATTCTCCTATATGCAGGCTGGCACTATAAAACCCTGTGATTGAATATACATTTTTTCCCCTTTGAGATAAATAAATGatggttgcttttacttctgtaaACTTTATGTGATGAAGAAAGATGGGCTACTGTTTGGGGTCATTTCCTCTAATTGAGATGCTGACAAGGCTTCGTATGACTGTATTGATGAAAAAGTAAACCCCTTCCTGTTTCCATAAACAGAGCTTTCTAACGGATATGTTGTATTTTCACAGGTGTACAATGTGACCAAGTTTTTGGAGGATCACCCTGGAGGTGATGATGTTCTGCTGTCTTCCACTGGTAAATCCCAATTACATACTTCTCATGTGTTTTAAAGTTGTGAAGGTGTCATTTCAGCTTTCAATGTTAATTCGGTATGGGtgttgttattttttttcagcCAAGGATGCTACTGATGACTTTGAAGATGTGGGCCACAGCACCACTGCTCGTGCGATGATGGATGAGTACCTAGTCGGCGAAATTGATGCAACTACAATACCCACTAAGGTGAAGTACATGCCCCCGAAGCAGCCACACTACAACCAGGATAAGACCCCAGAGTTCATCATCAAGATCCTCCAGTTTTTGGTCCCCTTGGCGATATTGGGTTTGGCTGTTGCTGTAAGGATCTATACCAAGTCGGAATCCACCTAATATTGTCATCAGTCATTCAAAGATTACAACTGAATAAGTTAGTGAGGATTGCATGTCTTGTATGAGCGAGCTTGGGCTGTCATGAATTTGGAAACTTCAGTCTCTGTGATGGTACCGTTACGTGCAACATCTATTGGTAAAGTGAGACTCAAGTTAAGTGGATGGATATTCAGTTATATTTGCCTTATTCCTTAGGATGCACATTATTGTTGCTCGGTGCGGTTTGTTTTCTGTGTTGTTACCTGTTCTGAGCAAGATGTGTTTTGCTACATACTTCTACAGAATCTATAACCTGAGTTAGTTTACAGTATCTGTTTTCTTACTAGTATGTTTGCATTTACTTGTTTCAAGAAAAGAACATAGTTTGCAATTATACGCTTCGATAATCAGCATCACAAATTTGCCCAGCCAAGGGAATTTGGAGCAGAAGTTGGCAAAGTTTTTCAACATTCTGAACGAATGCAGAAGTGACATATGATCCACAGACCTTACACGCTAACAGTGTAAATGCCTCGAGCATCCTCGGACAAGCCCTGCATTCAGAGATCAGAATTCAGTTCTGAGATAGCGATGGCTCTGTTTAATGCCCAAAACAAAAGTGAACATCAGAAGTAAACCGTTCTGATATCCCAATGATGCTGAATAATCTTGTTGGGATGATTTTCCTCTTTCCGCCTGCTTCTTACTTAATATAATGGCATATATTCTCCTGTCGGTTCGAGAGTAAAGATCTCTTCACCGGAACACAGATGGCCACAAAAGTATCCTTCCTTGTCAGGTGACAGGATCTGAATTGTGGTAATTAGCATATTATTCTACTTCTGAATCCAACAAAAAACAGTGCCATCGTATACAATACAGTTAGCATCATTAGTATCTACTACAGACAGCTACCAGGTGCTACATCTGATGACTTGTTGCATGTCATGTGGCAAATGAATTTTCTGGTTGACGGAGAGTTGATGTGCCGACACTACCAAGCCATGGAATGTTCAGACTAAAAAACCTTAACAGACAAAAATTTGTTCTTCATGCCACCTTCAATTGCGCCCTGAAAATTGATTCATGTCAGCACTGAAAAGAAGCATCTTAATGCTTCACAAATGATACTACTACGATTCCACTTATTTTAGCAAAAATAAATCAATTGGGCCAAGAAATGCCGTTTGGTTCTCTTGCTTCTCGTGTTTACCCTTACGCAGGATGAAATTACCAAAATCACTCTCAGTTATGATTTCGCCATTTTGCAGAACTGTAACCAAGGCAAAGGCTCCTACAAATATGTTTTGATTGGTTATTAACAGGAAAATACCAAGTGTAGGTCTAGGAAATAGATAAATATCCCTGTAAGCTGAGATGAATTTGATCCAACACTAAAGAAGATCTGACAGATAACCTCAAGGCTTGGACAGGGGTTCCATTTCACTGACAAGGGGATAGCAACAAGTATTTGAAGGGTACATTAATATGAACTTAGCAAGTACAAGACACTGTCACAACGAAATATCTAGACATGTGGAGTTACAtctctattttctaaaaaaaacaaagttTCTCAGAAAACTAACTTATGTGTCCAAGACCATTATATGACTACACCTTTGGAGCAAAGGAAACTAGGATAGAAACCTTCACATAACCACTTAGTGAAGGTACCACGCTGGCTCCCTATGCTAAAGTGCTAATAGTGCAAATGGGTGGACAAAATCAGCCTAAGAAGAGCTAGATGCAATATCTAGTGCTCCGAGATACAACACTTTGGTTTTTTCATGTAAACAACCATGCCAAAGTATCAAGTATGAGCATCCGGATGACTCGAGTCAGAGTTAAAGTAAGTTATATGAATTTGTTTCAATGTACAAAATTGGACTTTATTCATATGCATAAGTTTGCCATGTCAAGGTTCTGAAACCCACCATATAGGTGGTCTATCACTTCAAACGTCACCGGTTAATGTTCAATTATTAGTTTCCAAATGATATTTGGAATCGATTTTACAGGATTATGCACCAATTGAAAATACTGTGGTGATTGAGTAGATACATTCAGTCCTTGATTTAAACTCCAGGGGCTTGAAATTTGTCACCAGTATTTGTTAACCTGCCCAATAATACAGTACCACTGTATATACATGGCCTAGTAGAACAACTTCTGGAACTATGATAAACTTGTAGCAGAGTAtatagagagagaaaaatgaaaTGTTCTTGATCCTGAGTTGCCCTTTTTGTATTCTTTCTCATCCAAGGAGCATCCTTATATATCATACCATGTATTTTTTCAATACAAATTATAATGTTGATTCTCATTCACTGATTTATATTTAAGATTAATAGGCAACAAACTTTCAACCAACTGGATACAGAAGCATGGACTCATAAATCATGCACTTAATAAGGTGACATGACTGAAATCATAGTTATATGTAAAAAAGATTCAGATGTTCGGTATATTTCAACATGCTTTGTTTATAACAAGTGGTACTGAGAATTGTAGCGGTAGTCCAAATTGTAGTATCAAGCTCAGTAGAACGGAGTAGGACCACCGATGATCGAGAGGTTGGGCGTGTGCTCACTGTATTCAACTATTGATGTAGGAGGCAATTGTCCAATACAAATCTCATGCACTGTTGATAACAGAGGAAACAGCTCCTGCCACCCTCGATAAGTTAAGACTTCATAAACTTCTCTTGCTGTGGACACTCCCTGTAAAAATAATAAGATTAAAGCACCTAGCATAAGATGCACTATTTCTGATGTCATGTATTCAATTTACCTGGAGTTTTTGGCCATGCAACATCTCTGCCTCCAGCTCATCAAAAGACCTGTCAGAAAGAAAATGAGATGATGTAACCATATAATTGTAAACCGTGGCATagaaaactattttttttatatcggTTATGACATCACCAGATTATTGTTTTTTCTGGGATTCTCCTGCAAAGATTAAGCACAGCTACATTAAACAGAATGAAGATGTGCAGCTTAAAGAAGAAACCTTTTGCCACCGTTTCTTGCAAAGGCTTCCGCCACTCTTCTGTTTCTCCCGCCAACTGTCATGGAACACTCACTTTTCAGTATTTATCTGTTTTATGGTTAACTGATTACAATGAAGATACATACGGCATGTAGTTATTAGGTCAGCCACACCACAGCTCTCAAAGAATGTGTTATCTCTGACTGAAGGAAACAGAAGCTTAGAGAATGCACGCATTTCCCGCAAACCAATCCTCATAATTGCAGCCTAACaaataggaaaaagaaaataggcCATAAGATTATATGATACCACGAAAGCCAtggttttttatttgaaatgtaTTAAATAGTAGTGTCTCAACCTTTGTATTGTTTCCCATATCCAATCCATCAACAAGGCCTGCAAGATAATTCCTCTACATAAGCCATTAAAAATATCTAAAATAAACCAATGGATGTAACCAAACAGAATACAGCGGCATAGAAAACCTGCTGCAATAGCCACTATATTTTTCAGAGTTCCACACAGCTCAACTCCTTCAATATCTTCTGCCTGCATATAAAGGGTAAGATGCACCAATAAAAACTCCATTCAATCTTCATTTTATATATAACAAATTATCTCATATGCTTCAGCATTTACTAAGACGGTGACTTTCATTTTCCCCAACATCCATATACTGAAAGGACCAGAATGCAGAGTTTTTAACCTACTTCATTTATT
This window encodes:
- the LOC101764089 gene encoding cytochrome b5; the encoded protein is MSSSKVFTLEEVAKHNTKDDCWLIIGGKVYNVTKFLEDHPGGDDVLLSSTAKDATDDFEDVGHSTTARAMMDEYLVGEIDATTIPTKVKYMPPKQPHYNQDKTPEFIIKILQFLVPLAILGLAVAVRIYTKSEST
- the LOC101763695 gene encoding cysteine protease XCP2, which gives rise to MASAALLVLCCIGSMLIVSSSAHHPSNDDMSIVGYSPEDLSSHGRLTELFERWLSRHGKAYASLEEKLRRFEVFKDNLQHIDETNRRAESSSYWLGLNAFADLTHDEFKAAYLGLGLEDRMQSRSGAGAFRYEGVDAASLPKSVDWRSKGAVTGVKNQGQCGSCWAFSTVAAVEGINQIVTGNLTALSEQELIDCDTRGGNHGCNGGLMDSAFSYIARSGGLHTEEEYPYLMEEGTCQHQRSKTPAATISGHEDVPRNNEQALLKALAHQPVSVAIDASGRNLQFYSGGVFDGPCGTALNHGVAAVGYGNGGSKHDDYIIVKNSWGTTWGEKGYIRMRRGTGKRHGLCGINKMASYPTKN